The following are encoded together in the Campylobacter devanensis genome:
- a CDS encoding multidrug effflux MFS transporter, translating to MRSTTKIHGFAKFKLIIILAFMSSIAPLSTDMYLPALLHVQSSFLASEFLTQLSLASFFIAFALGQLIYGPLSDTFGRKTPLIIGILIFIASSLGCVLVDNIYIFITLRFFEALGGCAGVVIARAIVNDSFDIKDAAGVYALMMVFSSLAPMLSPTFGGLLLSYFSWQSIFAVLFMLGILLLGFIIFGLKETQPVRTKFSHQATIASYKFVLKEQIFILYSLLGAFASAVLFAYITGSSFVFMGHFGLNGTQYGLLFGINALGFVLFANINARLTRNFDCQNLLKFALFIMLGALVVVSIGALLGLGFWIFEAGIFVAISMLGFILPNATTLAMARFTDHSGTASAVLGTMQFGLAGVIAFGVGALGANTPLFLALVMLVPCALAVILRFKTI from the coding sequence ATGCGAAGCACTACAAAGATCCATGGATTTGCTAAATTTAAATTAATCATTATTTTAGCCTTTATGTCTAGCATTGCACCGCTATCTACAGATATGTATCTGCCAGCGCTATTGCATGTTCAAAGTAGCTTTTTAGCTAGTGAGTTTCTTACTCAGCTTAGTCTTGCTAGTTTTTTTATAGCATTTGCTTTGGGGCAGCTTATCTATGGTCCTTTAAGTGATACATTTGGGCGTAAAACTCCCTTGATAATTGGAATTTTGATATTTATTGCTTCAAGTCTTGGGTGCGTGCTAGTGGATAATATCTATATTTTTATTACTTTGCGATTTTTTGAAGCGCTTGGCGGTTGTGCTGGTGTGGTGATTGCTAGGGCTATTGTCAATGATAGTTTTGATATCAAAGATGCTGCTGGAGTGTATGCTTTAATGATGGTATTTTCATCACTTGCGCCTATGTTATCGCCGACATTTGGCGGGCTTTTGCTTAGCTATTTTTCGTGGCAAAGTATTTTTGCGGTTCTTTTTATGTTAGGGATTTTGCTACTTGGGTTTATTATTTTTGGACTTAAAGAGACTCAGCCAGTACGAACTAAATTTTCTCATCAAGCTACTATTGCTAGTTATAAATTTGTCCTAAAAGAGCAGATATTTATACTTTATAGTCTGCTTGGCGCATTTGCTTCGGCGGTGCTTTTTGCCTATATTACTGGTTCATCTTTTGTATTTATGGGGCATTTTGGCCTTAATGGGACGCAGTATGGGCTTCTTTTTGGTATTAATGCACTTGGATTTGTGCTATTTGCTAATATTAATGCTAGGCTTACTAGAAATTTTGATTGTCAAAATTTGCTTAAATTTGCCCTATTTATAATGCTTGGAGCGCTTGTAGTAGTAAGCATTGGAGCGCTTTTAGGGCTTGGATTTTGGATTTTTGAGGCTGGAATTTTTGTAGCTATTAGTATGCTTGGATTTATTTTGCCAAATGCTACAACATTAGCAATGGCAAGATTTACAGACCACTCTGGTACCGCCTCAGCTGTGCTTGGGACTATGCAGTTTGGATTAGCTGGGGTAATTGCTTTTGGGGTTGGAGCGCTTGGGGCAAATACTCCGTTATTTCTAGCTCTAGTAATGTTAGTACCGTGTGCTTTAGCAGTTATTTTACGCTTTAAAACAATATAG
- the thyX gene encoding FAD-dependent thymidylate synthase, with protein sequence MEVTLLNHTPLWVCSNAIRTCWQSFDKGDNGGEIDLALIDRVGNQLKHASTLEHLFYNFYIKGISRACLQELARHRIASLSVKSTRYTLKELKNESEFKPNDFDNASRYIVLTGNEFVDNASINALENLRQILNQNTSLDIAKYCLPESYKTELSWSINARSLQNFITLRSSKSALWEIRNLANAIYNALPNEHKFIFAECVYKD encoded by the coding sequence ATGGAAGTAACACTGCTAAATCACACGCCACTATGGGTTTGTTCTAACGCTATTCGTACCTGCTGGCAAAGCTTCGATAAAGGCGATAATGGCGGCGAAATAGATCTAGCTTTAATCGATAGAGTAGGCAATCAACTCAAACACGCAAGCACGCTAGAGCATCTATTTTATAACTTTTATATAAAAGGCATTAGCAGAGCTTGCCTCCAAGAGTTAGCTCGCCACCGCATAGCTAGCCTAAGCGTAAAAAGCACGCGCTACACATTAAAAGAGCTAAAAAACGAAAGCGAGTTTAAGCCTAATGACTTTGATAACGCAAGTAGATATATAGTGCTAACTGGCAATGAATTTGTAGATAACGCAAGCATAAACGCACTTGAAAACTTACGCCAAATTCTAAACCAAAACACAAGCTTAGATATAGCCAAATACTGCCTTCCAGAGAGCTATAAAACAGAATTAAGCTGGAGTATAAACGCTAGAAGCTTACAAAATTTCATAACCTTAAGAAGTTCTAAAAGCGCCCTTTGGGAAATTCGAAATCTAGCAAATGCAATATATAATGCACTCCCTAATGAGCATAAATTTATCTTTGCTGAGTGTGTATATAAAGATTAA
- a CDS encoding nitroreductase family protein, protein MKKIMQERYSCREFNGQKINQETINEILDLTRLSPSSCGLEPWKFMVVSKENDLKELGQICNNQAQVSGCSHAIIIIARNDLKEGCDFIRTQVDRKPRTPERLQKALDHFAARFNPQTDEELMHYASLQCYMASANMVNIAQSLGIKSCIVAGFDANKLNDFVNLGENFRPVLVIALGYSDEEAPAKIRQSLEQVVIYK, encoded by the coding sequence ATGAAGAAAATAATGCAAGAACGCTATTCATGTAGAGAATTTAATGGCCAAAAAATTAATCAAGAGACTATAAACGAAATTTTAGATCTTACTAGATTAAGTCCTAGCTCATGCGGTTTGGAACCGTGGAAATTTATGGTTGTTAGCAAAGAAAACGATTTAAAAGAATTAGGGCAAATCTGTAATAATCAAGCCCAAGTAAGCGGATGTAGCCACGCTATAATCATCATCGCACGCAACGATCTAAAAGAGGGTTGTGATTTTATAAGAACTCAAGTAGATCGCAAACCACGCACTCCTGAGAGACTTCAAAAAGCCCTTGATCACTTCGCAGCAAGGTTTAACCCGCAAACCGATGAAGAACTAATGCACTACGCATCACTACAATGCTATATGGCAAGTGCTAATATGGTCAATATCGCTCAAAGTCTAGGTATTAAAAGCTGCATTGTAGCTGGTTTTGATGCAAATAAATTAAATGATTTTGTAAATTTAGGAGAGAATTTTAGACCTGTTCTTGTAATTGCTTTAGGATATAGCGATGAAGAAGCACCAGCTAAAATTCGCCAAAGTTTAGAACAAGTAGTAATCTATAAATAA